Proteins encoded in a region of the Campylobacter sp. RM16189 genome:
- a CDS encoding peptidylprolyl isomerase, whose translation MITWMQKHKKYLVVTIWISTIAFVGAGFVGWGAYSMNTEKSTSVAKVGHRAISVQEFQNKYGELYSYYNQLLDGKLTEEKAKEMGIENLAIESLVQENLLLNFADDLGLGVNDDDIVKYIVADQNFQIDGKFSKDLYNDVLKRARINPADYEKNLKRVVLLDKLRHAINLPTNKNDIDMMTSSFLMQDRVSLQVIKAAENEIVIDEDGVKKLWEESKSNYKTKTEYNLETSFIPAISADVNVTELKEFYNENKNSYKNNEDKIQEFETVKNDVLKDYNFKISKKIALEEYLLVKKGEKKLSDKQTILEDDFSFPIIDELKSLKAGDMIKPFEFSKENQDGYMIAKLVEVKKPEIMSYEQAKEQVLSVYKDTKEKELVEQKAKKLLNDGFKGKDIGFISRDSDLNIEDLSSTEFNAFVSNLFDSNNKKGYILLDNKAVVYEILEQQLLDNKKENEYKDIVTQNVSYLKNSELIKDLTSALQKRYQVEYYYKR comes from the coding sequence ATGATAACTTGGATGCAAAAGCATAAAAAATACTTAGTGGTCACTATTTGGATAAGTACTATAGCGTTCGTCGGAGCAGGCTTTGTCGGATGGGGAGCTTATAGCATGAACACCGAAAAATCTACTTCGGTAGCCAAAGTCGGACATAGAGCGATAAGCGTCCAGGAATTTCAAAATAAATATGGCGAATTATACTCTTATTACAACCAACTGCTTGATGGAAAACTAACAGAAGAAAAAGCCAAAGAGATGGGGATTGAAAATTTAGCCATAGAGTCTTTGGTGCAAGAAAATTTGTTGTTAAACTTTGCTGATGATCTAGGGCTTGGCGTAAACGATGACGACATAGTTAAATACATAGTTGCCGATCAAAATTTTCAGATTGACGGCAAATTTAGTAAAGATCTTTACAATGACGTTTTAAAAAGAGCTAGAATAAATCCTGCGGATTATGAAAAAAATCTAAAAAGAGTAGTATTGCTTGACAAATTAAGACATGCGATCAATTTACCTACAAACAAAAACGACATAGACATGATGACATCTAGCTTCTTGATGCAAGATAGAGTTTCTTTGCAAGTTATAAAAGCGGCAGAAAATGAGATAGTCATAGATGAAGACGGAGTAAAAAAACTATGGGAAGAAAGCAAGTCAAACTATAAAACCAAAACAGAATATAATCTAGAAACAAGCTTTATACCTGCGATCAGTGCCGATGTGAACGTAACAGAACTAAAAGAATTTTACAACGAAAATAAAAATTCATACAAAAACAACGAAGATAAAATTCAAGAATTTGAGACAGTCAAAAATGATGTCTTAAAAGACTATAACTTCAAAATTAGTAAAAAAATAGCACTTGAAGAGTATCTTTTAGTAAAAAAAGGCGAGAAAAAACTTAGCGACAAACAAACAATATTAGAAGATGACTTCAGCTTCCCTATAATAGACGAACTAAAAAGCTTAAAAGCTGGCGACATGATAAAACCTTTTGAATTTTCTAAAGAGAATCAAGATGGATATATGATAGCAAAATTAGTAGAGGTTAAAAAACCAGAAATAATGAGCTATGAGCAAGCTAAAGAGCAAGTATTGTCTGTATACAAAGATACGAAAGAGAAAGAATTAGTAGAGCAAAAAGCTAAAAAACTACTAAATGATGGCTTTAAAGGTAAGGATATAGGCTTTATAAGTAGAGATTCTGATTTGAATATAGAAGATCTAAGCAGTACAGAATTTAATGCTTTTGTTAGTAACTTGTTTGATAGCAATAACAAAAAAGGATATATTTTATTAGACAATAAAGCCGTTGTATACGAAATTTTGGAACAGCAGTTGCTTGATAACAAAAAAGAAAATGAGTATAAAGATATAGTAACACAAAATGTTAGTTATCTTAAAAATAGCGAACTCATTAAAGATCTAACAAGTGCGTTACAAAAACGTTATCAAGTAGAATATTATTACAAAAGGTAG
- a CDS encoding D-amino-acid transaminase, with protein sequence MNGIVYINGEFVKADEAKVSAFDRGFIFGDGIYEVVPVLNGKLVDREDFWHRFDNSLAAIELNLPCSKSEFEEILKEVISKNSLQEGGVYMQITRGVAERNFKFLKGLKPTVFVFCYEQKIIENPDSKTGIEIVSVEDIRWKRRDIKSISLLAQCYAKEQAVKRGAYEGFMVEDGFVTEATSSSAFIIKDGVLITKPLSNEILPGIRRKNILEFANKAGLKVEQRAFMMSDVYNADEVFISAATLLLLPVVKADGKPINGGKIGKYVPILRQMYADKVKKEAGIL encoded by the coding sequence ATGAACGGAATTGTATATATAAATGGAGAATTTGTAAAAGCCGATGAGGCTAAAGTAAGTGCTTTTGACAGAGGATTTATATTTGGAGACGGAATATACGAGGTTGTGCCGGTTCTTAATGGAAAGCTTGTAGATAGAGAGGATTTTTGGCATAGATTTGATAATAGTTTAGCGGCCATTGAATTAAATTTGCCTTGCTCAAAGAGTGAATTTGAAGAGATATTAAAAGAGGTTATAAGCAAAAATAGCTTGCAAGAAGGCGGGGTATATATGCAGATAACCCGTGGAGTGGCAGAGAGAAATTTTAAGTTTCTAAAGGGGCTTAAGCCTACTGTTTTTGTATTTTGTTATGAGCAAAAGATTATCGAAAATCCGGATTCAAAAACGGGCATAGAGATAGTAAGTGTCGAAGATATACGCTGGAAACGTCGAGATATCAAATCTATCTCGCTTCTAGCTCAATGTTATGCCAAAGAGCAGGCGGTAAAAAGAGGCGCTTATGAGGGGTTTATGGTGGAGGATGGCTTTGTAACTGAGGCCACAAGCTCAAGTGCATTTATCATCAAAGATGGTGTTTTGATAACCAAGCCTCTTTCAAATGAAATTTTACCTGGAATCCGCCGAAAAAATATCTTGGAATTTGCCAATAAAGCAGGCCTTAAAGTCGAGCAGCGCGCATTTATGATGAGCGATGTCTATAATGCCGATGAGGTATTTATATCTGCGGCTACGCTTTTGCTTTTGCCTGTAGTTAAAGCCGACGGCAAGCCGATAAACGGAGGAAAAATAGGCAAATATGTACCTATTTTAAGACAGATGTATGCAGATAAGGTAAAAAAAGAGGCGGGAATTTTATAA
- the rsmH gene encoding 16S rRNA (cytosine(1402)-N(4))-methyltransferase RsmH produces MESPHIPVLLEEVLSAFDDIKCGSIVDCTLGYAGHSSAILANNKNVNLIACDRDDEAINFSSCRLKEFSGRVKIYKSRFSEILNKIDTKEVRGILADIGVSSLQLDKDDRGFGLKSENLDMRMDKDSQISAFDVVNFYDEDRLAQIFRDYGELANAKQIASKIVLARRNGEIKSSSELANIIGTKFLKNRSISPATLAFQAIRIEVNNELAELETLLDAIENSDIDDCVVAIISFHSLEDRIVKTRFKKWAKSCICDNVAMRCTCGNNHSKGEIITKKAIMASSKETKENPRSSCAKMRVFKILRGNNAR; encoded by the coding sequence TTGGAATCGCCACATATTCCCGTTTTGTTAGAGGAAGTTTTGTCAGCTTTTGATGATATTAAATGTGGAAGTATCGTGGATTGCACTCTTGGTTACGCGGGTCATTCTAGTGCTATTTTGGCTAACAATAAAAATGTAAATTTAATAGCTTGCGATAGAGATGATGAGGCTATTAATTTTTCATCTTGCAGACTTAAAGAATTTTCCGGTAGAGTTAAAATTTACAAGAGTAGATTTTCTGAAATTTTAAATAAAATCGATACAAAAGAGGTTCGCGGAATTTTAGCAGATATTGGAGTCTCATCTCTTCAACTTGACAAAGACGATCGAGGTTTTGGTCTAAAAAGTGAAAATTTAGATATGAGAATGGATAAAGATTCTCAAATTTCAGCCTTTGATGTTGTAAATTTTTATGACGAGGATAGATTGGCTCAAATTTTTAGAGATTACGGTGAGCTTGCAAACGCAAAACAGATTGCATCAAAGATAGTTTTGGCAAGAAGAAATGGCGAGATAAAGAGCTCTAGTGAGCTTGCAAATATAATAGGAACTAAATTTTTAAAAAATAGAAGCATAAGTCCTGCTACCTTGGCTTTTCAGGCAATTAGAATAGAAGTAAATAACGAATTAGCGGAGCTTGAGACTCTGCTTGACGCTATAGAAAATTCAGATATTGATGACTGTGTGGTGGCTATAATAAGCTTTCACTCACTAGAAGATAGGATAGTAAAAACAAGATTTAAAAAGTGGGCTAAAAGTTGTATCTGTGACAATGTCGCAATGCGCTGTACTTGCGGAAATAATCACTCAAAAGGCGAAATAATAACAAAAAAAGCTATAATGGCATCCTCTAAAGAGACAAAAGAAAACCCAAGAAGTAGTTGTGCAAAGATGAGAGTGTTTAAAATTTTAAGAGGCAATAATGCAAGATAA
- a CDS encoding class II aldolase and adducin N-terminal domain-containing protein → MDLKYSAEQISKISLSMFRKNFLGIFHGSISARIEFEQFLINKKNAIFDNLKEEDLVLLNSKKDYRWNDASLDADIHINIYKNINEAKYVCYAMPPYLTAYTLNHTFIKPKDYFGYMKHHEIPIYDPKQFDDWYERADTEIYRYMKENKTNMIIIKGYGVYVYNRTAYQLAKDVAILENTCKLLHIAHSYEI, encoded by the coding sequence ATGGATTTAAAATATTCAGCCGAACAGATAAGTAAAATTTCACTCTCTATGTTTAGGAAGAATTTTTTAGGTATTTTTCATGGCTCAATATCTGCCAGAATAGAGTTTGAACAATTTTTGATAAATAAAAAAAATGCTATTTTTGATAATCTTAAAGAGGAAGATTTAGTCCTTTTAAATTCCAAAAAAGACTATAGATGGAATGATGCAAGCTTAGATGCTGACATACACATAAATATTTACAAAAATATAAATGAGGCCAAATATGTCTGTTACGCAATGCCTCCTTATTTAACCGCATATACTTTAAATCACACTTTTATCAAACCAAAAGATTATTTTGGATACATGAAACATCATGAAATTCCAATATACGATCCAAAACAATTTGACGATTGGTACGAAAGAGCGGATACTGAAATTTATCGTTATATGAAAGAAAATAAAACAAACATGATCATCATAAAAGGTTATGGGGTGTATGTCTATAACAGAACTGCGTATCAGCTCGCAAAAGACGTTGCAATCCTTGAAAATACGTGCAAATTACTTCATATAGCACACTCATACGAAATATAG
- the ftsZ gene encoding cell division protein FtsZ yields MSGFTVEEKKNTYGAKIKVVGVGGGGGNMINHMIRESGGNIDIDLIVANTDVKALDNSLAYTKLQLGERKTKGLGAGMMPEVGREAAQESYEEIKSTLEYSDIVFIASGLGGGTGTGAAPVIAQVAKEVGALTIAVVTTPFPFEGKKRKKLADIGLEELRKESDSIVVIPNEKLLTLIDKKAGIKDSFKIVDDVLARAVSGMSTIVLGSGKSDINLDFADVKKVMEHRGMALMGVGEAEGEESAQEAIKNAIQSPLLDDVSINGAMGVLVHFRIHPECPMSDIDEAMTIINEAAHEDADIIFGTTSDDNIENNKVQVTIVATGFRSKDEIKTTPEQNNQAFSGNPFLNQRLHKLKVSGGYDSEEAQAILELPTYIRHQMD; encoded by the coding sequence ATGAGTGGCTTTACTGTAGAGGAGAAGAAAAATACTTACGGCGCTAAGATAAAAGTCGTAGGTGTTGGTGGTGGCGGCGGAAATATGATAAATCATATGATAAGAGAGAGCGGTGGAAATATAGACATTGATCTAATTGTAGCCAATACCGATGTAAAAGCTCTTGATAACTCTTTGGCGTATACCAAGCTTCAATTAGGAGAGCGAAAAACCAAAGGTCTTGGTGCCGGAATGATGCCTGAAGTGGGACGAGAAGCCGCACAAGAGAGCTACGAAGAGATCAAAAGCACACTCGAATATTCAGACATTGTATTTATAGCTTCAGGTCTTGGCGGCGGCACAGGTACTGGAGCGGCTCCTGTGATAGCTCAAGTTGCTAAAGAGGTAGGCGCTCTAACTATAGCTGTCGTAACAACTCCTTTTCCTTTTGAAGGTAAGAAACGTAAAAAATTAGCAGATATAGGTCTTGAAGAGCTTAGAAAAGAGAGTGACTCTATAGTAGTTATTCCAAACGAAAAACTACTAACCCTTATAGACAAAAAAGCAGGCATCAAAGATAGCTTTAAAATAGTAGATGACGTATTAGCGCGCGCCGTAAGCGGTATGAGCACAATAGTGCTTGGATCAGGAAAAAGCGATATTAACCTTGACTTTGCAGACGTTAAAAAAGTAATGGAGCATAGAGGAATGGCTCTAATGGGAGTTGGGGAGGCTGAAGGTGAAGAGTCCGCTCAAGAAGCTATCAAAAATGCTATCCAGTCACCTCTTCTTGATGATGTTTCTATAAATGGCGCTATGGGAGTGTTAGTTCACTTTAGAATTCACCCAGAATGTCCGATGTCTGATATAGATGAGGCTATGACTATTATAAACGAGGCAGCCCACGAGGATGCTGATATAATTTTTGGTACAACATCAGATGATAATATAGAAAATAACAAAGTTCAAGTTACGATAGTTGCAACAGGTTTTAGGAGTAAAGATGAGATAAAAACCACTCCTGAGCAAAATAACCAAGCCTTCTCAGGTAATCCGTTTTTAAATCAAAGACTACATAAACTTAAAGTAAGCGGCGGGTATGATAGTGAAGAGGCTCAAGCCATACTTGAACTGCCTACATACATCAGACACCAAATGGACTAA
- the ftsA gene encoding cell division protein FtsA, with protein MSTKILGIDVGSIQVCAVIAQHDENGLKIIGIGTAKTQGIKKGIITNIELASKSIKNALVDAQRIAGTYYEKVVVSISGAYTKSVDSNGVVNIPNHEIGIKEINRSMFESDRRALIHNDYEKLHILPYNFKVDDQEHIEDPLGMNGSRLEVQTHIITAQKSSLSNLRKALNLAGVEPDNIVLSSYASAIATLNQDEKDLGVALIDMGGATCDMIVHSGNSIRYNEFLGVGSANITNDLSAALHTPLLKAEEIKINYGSLINRANELVEIPPINDDGKVQEVSLDVISNVIYARAEETLMILAKMLEDSGYKNSIAAGVVLTGGMTKLEGIRDLASAIFDNMPIRIAKPRETEGLYEIMRDPANSCAIGLCMYGAGYFTPYEIDSEKKMRYKDESIIKNKNLKNIVQDSKNQTTNTQNEASNKMFQGSVLDDEFDIEDLKIEDKHELADIANINKEKKDSWFSRIWQKMTQLF; from the coding sequence TTGAGCACTAAAATTCTAGGCATCGATGTCGGTTCTATTCAAGTATGTGCCGTAATAGCTCAGCATGACGAAAATGGACTCAAAATAATCGGCATCGGAACAGCAAAAACACAAGGTATAAAAAAAGGCATCATAACAAATATCGAGTTAGCCTCCAAATCTATAAAAAACGCTTTAGTGGATGCCCAAAGAATAGCTGGAACTTATTACGAAAAGGTTGTAGTATCAATATCTGGCGCATACACAAAGAGTGTAGACAGTAACGGAGTTGTAAATATACCAAATCACGAAATAGGAATCAAAGAGATAAATCGCTCAATGTTTGAATCAGACAGAAGAGCCCTGATTCATAATGATTACGAAAAACTTCATATACTTCCATACAACTTTAAAGTAGATGATCAAGAGCATATAGAAGATCCTTTGGGAATGAACGGAAGCAGACTTGAGGTTCAAACCCATATAATAACGGCACAAAAATCTTCACTTAGCAATCTAAGAAAAGCTTTAAATTTAGCCGGAGTCGAGCCTGACAATATAGTTCTTTCAAGTTATGCTTCGGCTATAGCTACCTTAAATCAAGACGAAAAAGATCTAGGAGTAGCTCTTATAGATATGGGAGGTGCTACTTGCGATATGATAGTTCACTCCGGAAATTCTATAAGATATAACGAATTTTTAGGCGTAGGCTCTGCAAATATCACAAACGATCTTTCAGCAGCGCTTCACACTCCGCTTTTAAAAGCCGAAGAGATAAAGATAAACTACGGCTCGCTTATCAATAGAGCCAACGAGCTAGTTGAAATTCCTCCTATAAACGATGACGGAAAAGTTCAAGAAGTATCGCTTGATGTCATATCAAACGTTATTTATGCAAGAGCCGAAGAGACGCTTATGATACTTGCAAAAATGTTAGAAGATAGCGGTTATAAAAACTCTATTGCAGCAGGAGTCGTTCTGACAGGTGGTATGACAAAGCTTGAAGGCATAAGAGATCTGGCGTCTGCCATCTTTGATAACATGCCTATTCGAATAGCAAAACCAAGAGAAACGGAGGGGCTTTATGAGATCATGAGAGATCCTGCTAACTCTTGCGCTATAGGTCTTTGCATGTATGGTGCAGGGTATTTTACGCCTTATGAGATAGATTCTGAAAAAAAGATGAGATACAAGGATGAGTCTATTATAAAAAATAAAAATTTGAAAAATATAGTCCAAGATTCAAAGAATCAAACTACAAACACACAAAATGAGGCCAGTAATAAAATGTTTCAAGGAAGTGTTTTAGATGATGAGTTTGATATAGAAGACTTAAAAATCGAAGATAAACACGAATTAGCTGACATTGCGAATATTAACAAAGAGAAAAAAGATAGTTGGTTTTCGCGAATTTGGCAAAAAATGACACAACTATTTTAA
- a CDS encoding peptidase M50, translating to MLLNTFAPPFSLVGGYFIVGILFLLASVFVFFGVDLNALTSLKTAGFFHVYLVGFVMSIIIGALYQLTSVILEKAFFTIKFAFLNLFLYTAGVLALSLGMYLEKMALIHAGGGILFIALLFFTVTYALSFLGAKKGGLAVVALLISALFLLVGVVLGFMLILILSGKFALDFELVLHYHIYFVLGFVFLIIVGVASVLLPMFALVHDLKFYLSKLSIALFLAGGVALKFSLELTFALISLSVICFLIEALLILKKRVRKAYDYWNLNVFFALVWLFVCMVCVALEKIEFAVFTLTFGFLYAFIVGHLYKIMPFLIWYHYVAKFVGKTKVPLLDDMMIKWVANLSLALQTASVAAYFGGLNLLSQICLALSVVLVVVNVINFFKYTKFGVQNEG from the coding sequence ATGCTACTAAATACATTTGCTCCGCCGTTTAGTCTGGTAGGCGGATACTTTATCGTGGGGATTTTGTTCCTGCTTGCAAGCGTATTTGTATTTTTCGGAGTTGATTTAAATGCTCTTACAAGCCTTAAAACCGCCGGATTTTTCCACGTATATCTTGTGGGTTTTGTGATGAGCATCATCATCGGCGCGCTCTATCAGCTTACGTCAGTTATACTTGAAAAGGCGTTTTTCACTATAAAATTTGCCTTTTTAAATTTGTTTTTATATACGGCAGGCGTTTTGGCGCTAAGCCTTGGGATGTATCTTGAGAAAATGGCGCTTATCCATGCCGGAGGCGGGATTTTATTTATCGCGCTGCTCTTTTTTACCGTTACTTACGCGCTTAGCTTTTTAGGAGCTAAAAAGGGCGGTTTAGCTGTGGTTGCGCTGCTTATCTCGGCTCTGTTTTTGCTTGTGGGAGTAGTGCTTGGATTTATGCTTATATTGATACTGTCAGGCAAATTTGCGCTTGATTTTGAGCTTGTTTTGCACTATCACATCTACTTTGTGCTTGGCTTTGTATTTTTGATCATAGTGGGTGTTGCAAGCGTGCTTTTGCCTATGTTTGCTCTTGTGCATGATCTTAAATTTTATCTTAGCAAGCTATCTATAGCACTATTTTTAGCTGGTGGCGTGGCGCTTAAATTTAGCCTTGAGCTAACTTTTGCTTTGATATCTTTGAGTGTGATTTGCTTTTTGATTGAAGCGCTTTTGATACTTAAAAAAAGAGTTAGAAAGGCTTATGACTACTGGAATTTAAATGTCTTTTTCGCTCTTGTTTGGCTGTTTGTCTGCATGGTTTGCGTAGCTCTTGAAAAAATAGAATTTGCCGTATTTACGCTTACTTTTGGATTTTTATATGCCTTTATCGTTGGCCATCTTTATAAGATTATGCCTTTTTTGATATGGTATCACTATGTGGCGAAATTTGTAGGCAAGACTAAGGTGCCTTTGCTTGATGATATGATGATAAAGTGGGTGGCAAATTTATCTTTGGCACTTCAGACGGCTTCGGTTGCGGCTTATTTTGGAGGTTTAAATTTGCTAAGTCAAATTTGCCTTGCATTGAGCGTAGTGCTAGTTGTGGTTAATGTAATAAACTTTTTTAAATATACTAAATTCGGAGTTCAAAATGAAGGATAA
- a CDS encoding metal-sulfur cluster assembly factor, translating to MKDKIYKALSSIVDPEVGFDIVSLGLIYDVEENDGRAVVTMTLSTRSCPLHELILSWVKGATLSVEGVNECDINLVWEPAWNISMASDEVKAALGA from the coding sequence ATGAAGGATAAAATTTATAAGGCGCTTTCAAGTATAGTTGATCCCGAAGTTGGATTTGACATAGTGTCTTTGGGGCTTATATATGATGTTGAGGAAAATGATGGTAGGGCGGTTGTTACGATGACGCTTTCAACTCGCTCCTGCCCACTTCACGAGCTTATCTTAAGCTGGGTTAAGGGCGCGACTTTAAGCGTTGAGGGCGTAAATGAATGTGATATAAATTTGGTCTGGGAGCCTGCGTGGAATATCTCGATGGCAAGCGATGAGGTAAAGGCAGCTCTTGGGGCTTAA